A single window of Cytobacillus dafuensis DNA harbors:
- a CDS encoding pseudouridine synthase — protein MRIDKMLANLGYGSRKDVKKLLKDGAVHVNEQKVKDAKHHVNPEIDLVTIHGEKVEYKEFIYLMMNKPQGVISATEDIEHETVLDLLEAGDLVFSPFPVGRLDKDTEGLLLLTNDGQLAHRLLSPKKHVPKTYFAVINSEVTEEDVKAFNEGVILDDGYKTKPGELKIMKSGLTSDIELTISEGKFHQVKRMFEAVGKRVIYLQRISMGPLQLDESLELGEYRELTEEEINKLIEYEAK, from the coding sequence ATGCGGATTGATAAAATGCTTGCCAATTTAGGATATGGAAGCAGGAAGGATGTTAAGAAGCTTTTAAAGGATGGAGCCGTTCATGTTAATGAGCAAAAAGTGAAGGACGCTAAACACCATGTCAATCCAGAAATAGATTTGGTTACGATTCATGGTGAAAAAGTAGAATACAAGGAATTTATTTATTTAATGATGAATAAACCACAAGGGGTTATTTCCGCTACAGAAGATATCGAGCATGAAACTGTTCTGGATTTATTGGAAGCAGGAGACCTTGTATTCTCTCCATTTCCGGTAGGGCGTCTTGATAAGGATACGGAAGGACTGCTCCTGTTAACGAATGATGGTCAGCTTGCTCATCGTCTCCTTTCTCCTAAAAAGCATGTGCCGAAGACGTATTTTGCTGTTATAAACAGTGAAGTAACAGAAGAAGATGTTAAAGCTTTTAATGAGGGTGTCATATTGGATGATGGCTATAAAACGAAGCCTGGAGAATTAAAGATTATGAAATCAGGTTTGACATCAGATATTGAGCTGACGATTTCGGAAGGAAAATTTCATCAAGTTAAAAGAATGTTTGAAGCAGTTGGGAAGCGGGTTATTTATCTACAAAGGATTTCTATGGGTCCTCTTCAGCTCGACGAATCTTTGGAGCTTGGAGAATATAGAGAATTAACGGAAGAGGAAATAAATAAATTAATTGAATATGAAGCAAAGTAA
- a CDS encoding DsrE family protein, with the protein MSGKFTVSITSAKNDPDKATVGFVVANAAVASGQETVVFLNVEGSFLAEKGYADEIHEEGFAPLKQLMDQFTEAGGIIWVCSPCYKKRGLSEDNLIEGATIVGGARLIEFLSQGAASITY; encoded by the coding sequence ATGTCAGGAAAATTCACAGTAAGTATAACAAGTGCGAAAAATGATCCGGATAAAGCGACAGTCGGTTTTGTGGTTGCGAATGCAGCTGTTGCATCAGGACAAGAAACAGTTGTGTTTTTGAATGTTGAGGGCTCCTTTTTAGCTGAAAAAGGCTATGCAGATGAAATTCATGAAGAGGGCTTCGCACCGTTAAAGCAGTTGATGGATCAATTTACAGAAGCAGGTGGAATTATTTGGGTGTGTAGTCCGTGTTATAAAAAGAGAGGCCTTTCTGAAGATAATTTAATAGAAGGAGCAACCATTGTTGGCGGTGCAAGATTAATAGAATTCCTTTCACAAGGAGCGGCCTCAATCACTTATTAA
- the yedF gene encoding sulfurtransferase-like selenium metabolism protein YedF — protein MVIDYTLDLRGEPCPFPVIYSLETLKDMKKGEVLQVIADCPASFKNVPEEVVKHGYTLAKEPYKDGQDLYFFIQV, from the coding sequence ATGGTTATTGATTATACTTTAGACTTAAGAGGAGAGCCTTGTCCCTTCCCTGTTATTTACTCATTAGAAACCTTAAAAGATATGAAAAAAGGTGAAGTACTGCAAGTTATTGCAGACTGTCCAGCTTCTTTCAAAAACGTCCCTGAAGAAGTCGTTAAGCATGGCTATACTTTAGCAAAAGAACCATATAAAGATGGGCAAGATTTATACTTTTTTATTCAAGTGTAA
- a CDS encoding cobalamin-independent methionine synthase II family protein: MGSTLFPATVIGSWPRTVEVQKAMREKRAGRMTDAEFQAVADDAVIQCLRLQEEAGMDIVTDGEQRRDNYISFVAEHLHNVKMLTVSELLEYIEDKASFEEILGTLDVPAFSLSNPAATGKISRKKPLALNDYCFLKKHTDRKIKVTLPGPYLLTRSMWVEGLSIKAYPTKEDLAIDIVSVLREELEELIAEGVDFVQFDEPVLTELVFTQKNTNRTFMCGALTAKADAEEEIEFALGLMNSVMEGMRGRGTKFGVHVCRGNWSRDDSILLKGPYFSLIPYLSRVDIDQLVLEFATPRAGEIEAIKDFANVEIGFGVVNPRTDTVETTDEIVEKVNQLLKIVPADKIYLNPDCGFGTFAQRPMNSEEIAVNKLKVMSKAANLLREQFKSVRKSD; this comes from the coding sequence ATGGGATCAACACTCTTTCCTGCAACTGTAATAGGTAGCTGGCCGCGAACAGTTGAGGTTCAAAAAGCAATGAGAGAGAAGCGGGCAGGAAGAATGACAGATGCAGAGTTTCAAGCAGTGGCTGATGATGCGGTTATTCAATGCCTTCGTCTACAAGAAGAAGCTGGAATGGATATTGTAACGGATGGGGAACAGAGAAGAGATAATTATATTTCATTCGTAGCGGAGCATTTACATAATGTAAAAATGTTAACGGTTTCAGAATTACTTGAATACATCGAGGACAAGGCGAGCTTTGAAGAAATTCTTGGCACATTAGATGTCCCAGCTTTTTCATTATCGAATCCTGCTGCTACGGGGAAAATTAGTCGAAAAAAACCGCTTGCATTAAATGATTATTGTTTTCTAAAAAAACATACAGATAGAAAGATAAAGGTTACTCTTCCTGGCCCCTATTTATTAACAAGATCGATGTGGGTTGAAGGCTTATCAATTAAAGCTTACCCAACGAAAGAAGACTTGGCTATAGATATTGTCAGCGTTCTACGAGAAGAACTGGAGGAATTGATTGCGGAAGGTGTTGATTTCGTTCAATTCGATGAACCTGTGCTGACTGAGCTTGTTTTTACACAAAAGAACACCAATCGTACATTTATGTGTGGTGCTCTAACTGCAAAAGCAGATGCTGAGGAAGAAATAGAGTTTGCTCTTGGATTAATGAATAGTGTTATGGAAGGAATGCGAGGCAGAGGAACGAAATTTGGCGTTCACGTTTGTCGTGGAAATTGGAGCAGGGATGATAGTATTCTTCTCAAAGGCCCTTATTTTTCTTTAATACCATATCTTTCAAGAGTTGATATTGATCAATTAGTGCTTGAATTTGCAACACCAAGAGCTGGGGAAATTGAAGCGATTAAAGATTTTGCTAATGTTGAGATCGGGTTTGGAGTTGTGAATCCAAGAACGGACACTGTTGAAACAACAGATGAGATCGTAGAGAAGGTAAATCAATTATTAAAGATAGTGCCAGCAGATAAAATATATTTAAACCCCGATTGCGGCTTTGGAACATTTGCGCAAAGACCGATGAACAGTGAAGAGATCGCTGTTAATAAATTAAAAGTGATGAGCAAGGCAGCTAATCTGCTTAGAGAGCAATTTAAATCTGTTCGAAAAAGTGACTAG
- a CDS encoding putative polysaccharide biosynthesis protein, which produces MSSKLLRGTFILTLGTIISKILGLLYVIPFYHIVGDKGNALYSFAYVPYTIFISIATAGIPLAVSKFISKYNALEEYAVGRKLFKSGLIIMTCTGVLSFLALYFFAPVIAEMSTSSEAGTNVKDVTTVIRAVSFALIVVPFMSLIRGFFQGHQSMGPSAVSQVIEQIVRITFVLAGAFVVLNFMNGTITQAVSVATFAAFIGAIGGLASLLWYWYKRKFYFDDLLLYDKGTMDISLKDMYKEIIIYAAPFVFVGIANPLFQLVDQFTFIKAMQSIGFEYDKAESAYAVITMQTHKLVIIPVSLATAFSLTLVPSITKAFVDLDRSSLNRQLNQTFQVVLFLTLPAVVGLSMLAEPIFTLFYDHSELGTEVLRTYAPVAILFAFFLVTAAILQGINEQRFTVLSLLVGLLLKLSLNIPLIKLMETEGSIVATAIGYTASILINLFVIKTFAKYPFRLVFRRSLLIVLFTFLMFIGTGTVYKILTLFLSPASDFQALLIVIICAGVGAGIYFYCSFKTRLIYFLFGEKVDRALKKLKLRS; this is translated from the coding sequence ATGTCATCTAAGCTTTTAAGGGGTACATTTATATTAACTTTAGGCACAATAATTTCAAAAATATTGGGACTACTCTATGTAATTCCTTTTTACCATATTGTCGGAGATAAAGGGAACGCTCTTTATTCTTTCGCCTATGTTCCATATACGATTTTTATTAGTATTGCAACCGCAGGGATTCCGTTGGCGGTTTCTAAGTTTATTTCAAAATATAATGCTTTAGAGGAGTATGCAGTTGGGAGAAAGCTTTTTAAATCAGGACTGATCATTATGACGTGTACTGGAGTCCTGTCATTTCTTGCACTGTATTTTTTTGCTCCAGTAATAGCTGAAATGAGTACTTCATCTGAAGCAGGCACGAACGTTAAAGATGTAACGACTGTCATAAGGGCCGTCAGCTTCGCCCTAATTGTTGTCCCTTTCATGAGCCTAATTAGAGGGTTTTTCCAAGGGCATCAGTCAATGGGGCCGTCAGCTGTTTCTCAAGTTATCGAACAGATTGTTCGAATTACTTTCGTGTTAGCTGGTGCATTTGTTGTTTTGAATTTCATGAACGGAACGATCACACAAGCAGTAAGTGTGGCTACATTTGCAGCGTTTATTGGTGCTATTGGTGGTTTAGCAAGTTTATTATGGTATTGGTATAAGCGTAAGTTCTATTTTGACGATTTGCTCTTATATGATAAAGGAACAATGGATATCTCTCTTAAGGACATGTACAAAGAGATCATCATCTATGCTGCACCTTTTGTGTTTGTAGGGATTGCGAATCCGCTTTTTCAATTAGTCGACCAGTTTACCTTTATTAAAGCGATGCAGTCCATTGGTTTTGAGTATGATAAAGCCGAATCTGCTTATGCTGTGATAACGATGCAAACGCATAAGCTTGTTATTATTCCAGTTTCCTTGGCAACTGCATTTTCATTAACATTAGTTCCTTCAATTACAAAAGCATTTGTAGATCTAGACCGTTCAAGCTTGAATCGTCAATTAAATCAGACATTCCAAGTAGTATTATTTCTGACTCTACCTGCTGTAGTTGGGCTTTCGATGTTGGCAGAGCCGATATTTACTTTGTTTTATGACCATAGCGAATTGGGGACAGAAGTATTAAGAACGTATGCGCCTGTTGCTATATTATTTGCCTTTTTCTTAGTAACAGCTGCGATTTTACAAGGGATTAATGAACAGAGATTTACCGTATTGAGCTTACTTGTTGGTTTATTGTTAAAGCTAAGTCTAAATATCCCGTTAATAAAGCTCATGGAAACAGAGGGATCAATTGTAGCAACGGCTATTGGGTATACTGCATCAATCTTAATTAATTTATTTGTTATTAAAACCTTTGCTAAATATCCTTTTAGGCTTGTATTTAGAAGAAGCTTATTAATTGTACTATTTACTTTCTTAATGTTTATTGGAACAGGGACAGTATATAAAATTCTTACGTTGTTCTTATCTCCGGCATCTGATTTCCAAGCATTACTCATTGTGATTATTTGTGCAGGAGTCGGTGCTGGAATCTATTTCTATTGCAGTTTCAAAACGAGACTTATTTACTTCTTATTTGGAGAAAAAGTTGACCGGGCATTGAAAAAATTGAAATTGAGATCCTAA
- a CDS encoding sulfurtransferase TusA family protein, whose protein sequence is MDKHMQANVVYDAGPTGCGELIMNVFLTMRKMQEGDIIEVISYDPGAREDLPAWCRLQHHTLLKRFDEGKISHYFIKKGN, encoded by the coding sequence ATGGATAAGCATATGCAGGCAAATGTAGTCTATGATGCTGGCCCGACCGGGTGTGGAGAACTGATAATGAACGTATTTCTAACAATGCGAAAAATGCAAGAGGGAGACATCATTGAAGTGATTTCCTATGATCCTGGTGCACGTGAAGATTTACCAGCATGGTGCCGATTGCAGCACCATACGTTATTAAAACGTTTTGACGAAGGAAAGATTAGTCATTATTTTATCAAAAAAGGAAATTAG
- a CDS encoding sulfurtransferase TusA family protein produces MLDPHAVCDGGDLDCGSGLLLIINKNMSPLIEGQVLEIRSRESTVADDLPAWCRMVKHEFLGSEPGDDTVRYFVRKGQTESNIEKDLEAAKGYKWNVRVQGEKGLRAKVYARNHRFYSGQPAEFSPNVDAPSAVDYLITSLASCLAVGYKAHASRRNVTVDQIELSLKGEIENILYHMEIEESGNPSLKQISGTCYVSSSADEKLLEEIWQITLDRSPIYQTLKKAVEINLVFSLVY; encoded by the coding sequence ATGCTTGATCCTCATGCAGTTTGTGATGGAGGGGATCTTGACTGTGGTTCAGGTCTCCTATTAATTATTAATAAAAATATGTCACCACTTATAGAAGGACAAGTTTTGGAAATTAGAAGCAGGGAAAGCACAGTAGCAGATGATTTGCCAGCATGGTGTCGAATGGTCAAACATGAATTTTTAGGATCTGAACCGGGTGACGACACAGTCCGCTATTTTGTCCGTAAGGGGCAAACGGAATCTAATATCGAAAAAGACCTTGAGGCAGCTAAAGGCTACAAATGGAATGTTCGTGTACAAGGTGAAAAAGGTTTAAGGGCGAAAGTTTATGCTCGAAATCATCGTTTTTATTCTGGGCAGCCAGCTGAATTCAGTCCAAATGTGGATGCTCCGAGTGCAGTAGACTATTTGATTACATCGCTTGCCTCCTGCTTAGCTGTTGGCTACAAAGCTCATGCCTCAAGAAGAAATGTGACTGTAGACCAAATTGAATTATCACTTAAGGGTGAAATTGAAAATATTCTTTATCATATGGAAATTGAAGAATCGGGTAATCCTAGTTTGAAACAAATTTCTGGTACTTGTTATGTGTCATCCTCTGCTGATGAGAAATTGCTAGAAGAAATCTGGCAGATCACTTTAGACAGGTCGCCAATTTATCAAACTTTGAAAAAGGCAGTTGAGATCAATCTAGTTTTCTCGCTTGTTTATTAA
- a CDS encoding rhodanese-like domain-containing protein, with protein MDIEIMTTDDLEKKVAAGEKLELVDVREDEEVAYGMIPGAKHIRMMTIPENLDYFDKDKEYIFICRSGARSENVCYYMQDQGYKVRNLAGGMMQWKGETI; from the coding sequence ATGGATATAGAAATTATGACAACTGATGATTTAGAAAAAAAGGTAGCTGCTGGTGAAAAATTAGAGCTTGTCGATGTAAGGGAAGATGAAGAGGTTGCATATGGCATGATTCCAGGAGCAAAGCATATCCGCATGATGACAATTCCTGAAAACTTGGATTACTTTGATAAAGATAAAGAATATATTTTTATTTGCCGTTCAGGTGCCCGAAGTGAAAATGTTTGCTACTATATGCAGGATCAAGGATATAAGGTTCGCAATTTGGCAGGCGGCATGATGCAATGGAAAGGCGAAACAATATAA
- a CDS encoding BaiN/RdsA family NAD(P)/FAD-dependent oxidoreductase produces the protein MKYDVIVIGGGPSGLMAAIGAAEQKAKVLLIDKGDKLGRKLAISGGGRCNVTNKLPIDEIIKHIPGNGRFLYSAFSLFSNEDIITFFEKLGVRLKEEDHGRMFPVTDKAQSVVDALLQRLKHLKVDIKTNSPVQTVHYEDGRVKSVEMKNGETYETNSVVVAVGGKSVPHTGSTGDGYAWAKKAGHTITELFPTEVPVTSAAPFIKEKTLQGLSLRNVALSVLNPKGKAIITHKMDMIFTHFGVSGPAVLRCSQFVVKALKKWNLKEITMSIDAIPDKKEETLFQEINKQLKEEPKKSIKNLLKGILPERYLLFLLEQSDIDPGAQGATISNEKIKSFTKNCKQFQFNVNGTLSLDKAFVTGGGVSVKEIEPKTMASKLMEGLYFCGEILDIHGYTGGYNITSALVTGRLAGINAAL, from the coding sequence ATGAAATATGATGTAATAGTGATTGGCGGAGGTCCGTCTGGTTTAATGGCTGCAATTGGAGCAGCTGAACAAAAAGCAAAGGTGCTACTAATTGATAAAGGGGACAAACTCGGCAGAAAACTAGCCATCTCTGGTGGAGGCAGATGCAATGTGACAAATAAGCTTCCGATTGATGAGATCATTAAGCATATTCCAGGGAATGGCCGTTTTTTATACAGTGCATTCTCTTTATTTAGCAATGAGGATATTATTACGTTTTTCGAGAAATTAGGCGTTCGATTAAAAGAGGAAGACCATGGAAGAATGTTTCCTGTGACTGATAAAGCTCAATCTGTTGTCGATGCACTACTTCAAAGACTAAAGCATTTGAAGGTTGATATAAAAACAAACAGTCCCGTACAAACTGTGCATTATGAGGATGGAAGAGTGAAATCCGTCGAAATGAAAAATGGAGAAACTTACGAAACAAATTCAGTGGTTGTTGCTGTAGGAGGAAAATCAGTTCCACATACAGGTTCAACGGGTGATGGCTATGCATGGGCAAAAAAAGCTGGGCACACAATTACAGAGTTGTTCCCAACAGAGGTGCCAGTTACTTCTGCTGCTCCATTTATTAAAGAAAAAACATTACAAGGTTTATCGTTAAGAAACGTTGCTCTTAGTGTATTGAATCCAAAAGGAAAAGCAATAATCACCCATAAAATGGACATGATTTTCACCCATTTTGGTGTGAGTGGTCCGGCCGTTTTAAGATGTAGCCAATTTGTAGTAAAAGCGCTGAAGAAATGGAATCTTAAAGAGATTACGATGAGTATTGATGCCATTCCTGATAAAAAAGAAGAAACTTTATTTCAGGAAATCAATAAGCAATTGAAAGAAGAACCGAAGAAAAGTATTAAGAATCTTTTAAAAGGGATTTTACCAGAGAGATACTTATTATTCTTACTTGAGCAAAGTGACATTGATCCTGGCGCACAGGGGGCTACAATATCAAATGAAAAAATAAAAAGCTTCACTAAAAACTGCAAGCAGTTTCAGTTTAATGTAAATGGAACACTATCCTTAGATAAAGCATTTGTAACTGGCGGCGGGGTTTCTGTAAAAGAAATCGAGCCAAAGACGATGGCATCAAAATTGATGGAAGGCTTATACTTTTGCGGAGAAATCCTCGACATTCATGGCTATACAGGGGGATATAATATTACGTCCGCACTTGTGACCGGAAGACTTGCTGGTATTAATGCTGCTTTATAA
- a CDS encoding selenium metabolism-associated LysR family transcriptional regulator, translating to MDLHQLFIFTKVVEHKSFSKAADDIFLSQSTVSSHIQALEKSLNLKLFDRDGRETILTPHGERLHAWAQQILLLRDKAILDLKTGMMDFRGIVRIAASSVPSSFIIPNLISIFTNSFPNITFHVTEASSKTVAHNVLNRSVDIGVLGEKYENDKLCYLPFQKEKLVLITSNQVKLEKDAVCFDDIIKYPLIMRNSDSGTQAQLNKYFKKNGVSKEQLQIAAYTESGNSLIQFVKQGIGISIISEVAAKEYAAYKMIRMHEIKDFLDERYIYLVYHKNKTLSLAAKLFIENAKSLVKST from the coding sequence ATGGATTTACATCAATTATTTATTTTTACAAAAGTGGTTGAACATAAAAGTTTCTCAAAGGCAGCTGATGATATTTTTTTAAGTCAATCAACTGTAAGTTCACATATTCAAGCTTTAGAAAAAAGCCTAAACCTTAAACTCTTTGATCGCGATGGAAGAGAAACGATTCTTACACCTCACGGAGAACGCTTACATGCTTGGGCACAACAAATCTTACTGTTAAGAGATAAGGCCATTCTCGATCTAAAAACAGGAATGATGGATTTTCGTGGAATTGTACGAATAGCTGCAAGTTCCGTCCCTAGCTCATTTATTATTCCTAATTTAATCAGTATCTTTACTAATTCTTTTCCAAATATTACTTTTCATGTAACAGAGGCTTCTTCAAAAACTGTTGCTCATAACGTCCTGAATAGATCAGTCGATATTGGAGTACTCGGAGAAAAATATGAAAATGACAAGCTTTGTTATCTACCTTTTCAAAAGGAAAAGCTTGTTCTAATTACTTCCAATCAAGTGAAGTTAGAAAAAGATGCCGTTTGTTTCGATGATATCATTAAATATCCACTCATAATGAGGAATTCTGATTCTGGTACTCAGGCACAACTTAATAAGTACTTCAAGAAAAATGGAGTATCAAAGGAGCAGTTGCAAATTGCTGCCTATACTGAATCTGGAAATAGTTTAATTCAATTCGTTAAACAAGGCATCGGTATTTCTATTATTTCAGAAGTTGCAGCAAAAGAGTATGCAGCCTATAAAATGATTCGTATGCATGAGATTAAGGACTTTCTAGATGAAAGGTATATCTATCTTGTCTACCATAAAAATAAAACGTTATCATTAGCTGCTAAATTATTTATTGAGAATGCTAAGAGTTTAGTCAAGTCAACGTAA
- a CDS encoding sporulation protein Cse60 produces the protein MIKVKLFDHEHEKDLEAAMNRFLEKIEEKKLLDIKYNIAAIHEEEDEQIYCFSAMIVYRA, from the coding sequence TTGATTAAGGTGAAATTATTTGATCATGAACATGAAAAAGATCTTGAGGCAGCTATGAATCGCTTTTTAGAAAAGATTGAAGAGAAGAAGTTGCTTGATATTAAATATAATATCGCAGCTATCCATGAAGAGGAGGACGAGCAGATTTATTGTTTTTCAGCGATGATTGTTTACAGAGCCTGA
- the yedE gene encoding selenium metabolism membrane protein YedE/FdhT translates to MNRITSKVFGQYWNPYWAIGIAGVLSALYFGLTNTVWAVTGEFTRLGGQILMLFGIDISDWEYFKLITIKGSTFERTDGWIVWGMFIGAFITILLSNNFKIRVPKQKRRLVQGLIGGIIAGFGARLALGCNLAAFFTGVPQFSFHSWIFMVATAIGTYIGFKIVSTKWWKGKPVLNKGNTATKAENKKIIQPYIGILIAIVYALLIIYFFVTGKPYLGIAAIFGAAFGILIERGQICFTSAFRDLWVSGRATMTKAIAVGIAISTLFTFVVIVVYGLEPITKIAAPSTFIGGVLFGLGIVLAGGCETGMMYRVMEGQVLYLFVFAGNIIGATFLAYGWDHLGIFNTLVKSGSKINLIEKFGPITALVLTLIMLAVWFAVAVFWEKHYRFGTGFKKGGMKQHGY, encoded by the coding sequence TTGAATCGTATTACTTCAAAAGTATTTGGCCAATATTGGAATCCATATTGGGCCATAGGGATTGCAGGTGTATTAAGTGCCCTCTACTTTGGGCTAACAAATACTGTATGGGCTGTTACAGGTGAATTTACTCGATTAGGAGGGCAGATCCTTATGCTCTTCGGTATTGATATTTCAGATTGGGAGTATTTCAAACTTATAACAATAAAGGGATCTACCTTCGAAAGAACGGATGGATGGATTGTTTGGGGGATGTTTATCGGGGCATTCATTACGATTCTTCTAAGTAATAATTTTAAAATAAGAGTCCCTAAACAAAAGCGCAGATTAGTACAAGGATTAATTGGCGGGATAATTGCTGGATTTGGAGCACGATTAGCATTAGGCTGTAACTTGGCTGCCTTTTTTACTGGTGTGCCGCAATTTTCCTTCCATTCTTGGATCTTTATGGTTGCCACAGCAATCGGCACTTATATAGGATTTAAGATCGTCAGCACGAAATGGTGGAAGGGCAAACCAGTTCTCAACAAAGGGAATACTGCAACCAAGGCTGAAAATAAGAAAATTATTCAGCCTTATATCGGAATTCTCATTGCGATTGTGTATGCGTTACTAATTATTTATTTTTTTGTTACTGGTAAACCTTATCTTGGGATTGCTGCTATTTTCGGAGCAGCATTTGGTATATTAATAGAAAGAGGGCAGATCTGCTTCACTTCTGCTTTTAGAGATCTATGGGTAAGCGGACGAGCAACTATGACAAAAGCAATCGCCGTTGGGATCGCCATCAGTACATTATTTACTTTCGTCGTCATTGTTGTTTACGGATTAGAGCCGATTACGAAAATTGCTGCCCCAAGCACATTTATCGGTGGAGTATTATTTGGTCTAGGAATTGTACTAGCTGGCGGCTGTGAAACAGGTATGATGTACCGAGTAATGGAAGGTCAGGTTTTATATTTATTTGTTTTTGCAGGAAATATTATTGGTGCCACCTTCCTAGCATACGGCTGGGATCATTTAGGTATTTTTAACACACTTGTTAAAAGTGGTTCTAAAATTAATTTAATTGAAAAATTTGGACCAATAACAGCCCTCGTTCTAACACTCATTATGCTCGCTGTCTGGTTTGCAGTAGCTGTATTTTGGGAGAAACATTATCGATTCGGAACTGGTTTTAAAAAAGGAGGAATGAAGCAGCATGGTTATTGA